One part of the Lotus japonicus ecotype B-129 chromosome 2, LjGifu_v1.2 genome encodes these proteins:
- the LOC130737833 gene encoding mavicyanin-like, whose protein sequence is MGCKNTFFLVLVVTLITKEALAAKHLVGGSQGWDPSTDFNSWVSGQTFKVGDQLVFKYSSLHSVVELGSESAYKNCDISNTVKSLSSGNDVVKLDKPGTRYFTCGTSGHCGQGMKVKITIGKGNALSSSPAPSPSSSTTTTSSSSSSSSSSSSPTSSSPSSSSASSSTTSNVASASRCFTNFVLIVAILVATMF, encoded by the exons atGGGGTGTAAGAACACATTTTTCTTGGTACTGGTAGTTACCTTGATCACAAAGGAGGCCTTGGCAGCAAAACATCTTGTTGGTGGAAGCCAAGGCTGGGATCCTTCCACAGACTTTAATTCATGGGTTTCAGGCCAAACATTCAAGGTTGGGGATCAACTTG TTTTCAAGTACTCTTCTTTGCATAGTGTGGTTGAACTGGGAAGCGAGAGCGCCTACAAGAATTGTGATATTAGCAACACAGTCAAGTCCTTGAGCAGTGGCAACGATGTTGTCAAATTGGACAAACCTGGTACGAGGTACTTCACTTGTGGTACCTCAGGCCATTGTGGTCAAGGCATGAAGGTGAAGATTACAATAGGAAAAGGGAATGCACTTTCTTCTTCCCCTGCACCATCACCATcgtcatcaacaacaacaacatcatcatcatcgtcgtcatcatcatcatcgtcatcaccaacatcatcatcaccatcatcttcctctgcaTCTTCTTCCACTACTTCTAATGTAGCTTCAGCCTCAAGATGCTTCACCAATTTTGTGCTCATTGTTGCAATATTGGTTGCCACAATGTTTTAA
- the LOC130737835 gene encoding 30S ribosomal protein S21, chloroplastic-like has translation MAVSTSSLPNFLSFLLPTKQPSPPPQLNLPSSSPLPSHTLKMMKPSHNSASPTTPRRDGPSCDELSSVVCPSLAYSNTLFFRSAYNVQVVVGEEEGEERLLNRFRREVMKAGVIQECKRRRFFENKQDEKKRKHRDAAKRASRARRPFTKFSAQNKQDVPTTTKKVKDDDNWDLPEGDLLTN, from the exons ATGGCTGTCTCAACTTCTTCACTCCCCAACTTCCTCTCCTTCCTGTTACCCACAAAACAACCGTCACCACCGCCGCAACTGAACTTGCCTTCATCATCGCCGCTCCCTTCTCACACCCTCAAGATGATGAAACCCTCTCACAACTCAGCGTCTCCAACGACACCACGCCGCGACGGTCCTTCTTGTGACGAACTGTCTTCCGTGGTGTGCCCTTCCTTGGCGTACTCGAACACGTTATTCTTCCGATCCGCGTACAACGTCCAGGTGGTGGTCGGAGAGGAAGAGGGGGAGGAGAGGCTGCTCAACAGGTTCCGGCGAGAAGTGATGAAGGCCGGTGTCATTCAAGAGTGCAAGAGGAGAAGGTTCTTCGAGAACAAGCAGGACGAGAAGAAACGCAAGCACCGTGACGCTGCTAAACGTGCTAGTCGTGCAAG GCGCCCTTTCACTAAATTTTCAGCACAGAACAAGCAGGATGTCCCAACAACAACCAAGAAGGTAAAAGACGACGATAACTGGGACCTTCCTGAAGGAGACTTATTGACCAATTGA